Proteins encoded in a region of the Homo sapiens chromosome 20, GRCh38.p14 Primary Assembly genome:
- the NPBWR2 gene encoding neuropeptides B/W receptor type 2, whose product MQAAGHPEPLDSRGSFSLPTMGANVSQDNGTGHNATFSEPLPFLYVLLPAVYSGICAVGLTGNTAVILVILRAPKMKTVTNVFILNLAVADGLFTLVLPVNIAEHLLQYWPFGELLCKLVLAVDHYNIFSSIYFLAVMSVDRYLVVLATVRSRHMPWRTYRGAKVASLCVWLGVTVLVLPFFSFAGVYSNELQVPSCGLSFPWPEQVWFKASRVYTLVLGFVLPVCTICVLYTDLLRRLRAVRLRSGAKALGKARRKVTVLVLVVLAVCLLCWTPFHLASVVALTTDLPQTPLVISMSYVITSLSYANSCLNPFLYAFLDDNFRKNFRSILRC is encoded by the coding sequence ATGCAGGCCGCTGGGCACCCAGAGCCCCTTGACAGCAGGggctccttctccctccccacgATGGGTGCCAACGTCTCTCAGGACAATGGCACTGGCCACAATGCCACCTTCTCCGAGCCACTGCCGTTCCTCTATGTGCTCCTGCCCGCCGTGTACTCCGGGATCTGTGCTGTGGGGCTGACTGGCAACACGGCCGTCATCCTTGTAATCCTAAGGGCGCCCAAGATGAAGACGGTGACCAACGTGTTCATCCTGAACCTGGCCGTCGCCGACGGGCTCTTCACGCTGGTACTGCCCGTCAACATCGCGGAGCACCTGCTGCAGTACTGGCCCTTCGGGGAGCTGCTCTGCAAGCTGGTGCTGGCCGTCGACCACTAcaacatcttctccagcatctacTTCCTAGCCGTGATGAGCGTGGACCGATACCTGGTGGTGCTGGCCACCGTGAGGTCCCGCCACATGCCCTGGCGCACCTACCGGGGGGCGAAGGTCGCCAGCCTGTGTGTCTGGCTGGGCGTCACGGTCCTGGTTCTGCCCTTCTTCTCTTTCGCTGGCGTCTACAGCAACGAGCTGCAGGTCCCAAGCTGTGGGCTGAGCTTCCCGTGGCCCGAGCAGGTCTGGTTCAAGGCCAGCCGTGTCTACACGTTGGTCCTGGGCTTCGTGCTGCCCGTGTGCACCATCTGTGTGCTCTACACAGACCTCCTGCGCAGGCTGCGGGCCGTGCGGCTCCGCTCTGGAGCCAAGGCTCTAGGCAAGGCCAGGCGGAAGGTGACCGTCCTGGTCCTCGTCGTGCTGGCCGTGTGCCTCCTCTGCTGGACGCCCTTCCACCTGGCCTCTGTCGTGGCCCTGACCACGGACCTGCCCCAGACCCCACTGGTCATCAGTATGTCCTACGTCATCACCAGCCTCAGCTACGCCAACTCGTGCCTGAACCCCTTCCTCTACGCCTTTCTAGATGACAACTTCCGGAAGAACTTCCGCAGCATATTGCGGTGCTGA